The following nucleotide sequence is from Streptomyces xiamenensis.
TTAAGCCATCGCCGCGGGGTGGAGCAGCTCGGTAGCTCGCTGGGCTCATAACCCAGAGGTCGCAGGTTCAAATCCTGTCCCCGCTACGGAAGCCGAAGGGCCCGGATCCGATCAGGATCCGGGCCCTTCGCACGTTCCGGGAGCGAACGGGGAGAATCAACGCCATGGACGCTACTCTTCAGTATCTTCTGGACCTGCTCGACCTTGAGCCGATCGAGCAGGACATCTTCCGGGGCGCCAGCCACCCCTCGGTCATCCCCCGGGTCTTCGGCGGGCAGGTCGCGGCGCAGGCCCTGGTCGCCGCCTGCCGCACGGTGCCGCCGGACCGGCTGCCGCACTCGCTGCACTCCTACTTCCTGCGCGGCGGGGATCCCGGCGCGCCCATCGTCTACACCGTGGACCGCATCCGGGACGGCCGCTCCTTCACCACCCGGCGTGTGGTGGCGATCCAGCACGGGCAGCCGATCTTCCATCTGTCGGCGTCCTTCCAGCTCCCGGAGACCGGGCTCGAACACCAGGAGCCGATGCCCGAGGCCCCGGACCCCGAGACGCTGCCGGGCGGGGAAGAGGTGCTGCACCGGTACGCGGACCGGTTCGCGCACCCGGCGGTGGCCGAGCTGCTGCTGGAGGCGCGGCGGGCGGTGGACCTGCGGTACGTGGCGGAGCCGCCGTTCGCGACGGCGGGGGAGCGGCGCGAGCCGCGCTCGCAGGTGTGGTTCCGCACCAACGGGAAGCTGGACGGCGAGCGCGACGACCCGATGCTGCACATCTGCCTGGCCACGTACGTCTCGGACATGACGCTGCTGGACTCGGTGCTGCTGGCGCACGGGCGCGGCGGCTGGGCGGTGGGCGACGTGGTGGGCGCGAGCCTGGACCACGCGATGTGGTTCCACCGGCCGTTCCGGGCCGACGAGTGGCTGCTGTACGACACGGAATCGCCGACCTCGGGCGGCGGGCGCGGGCTGGCCAGGGGCCGGATCTTCACCCGGGACGGCCGGCTGGCGGTCTCGGTGATCCAGGAGGGCGTCGTCCGGGTGCCCCGGCGCGAGCAGGAGTGATCGCCCGGGCACGTGTGTGCCCGGCGGCCTCTCAGTGGGCCGGCGGGCGCCGGGCCCAGGTGGTCCACAGCGGTCGGTAGCCCGCCCGGTGCCAGAACGGGCCCGAGAGCGGGCTGAGCGCGGCGTAGTGCAGCAGGGTGTGGGTGGCACCCGCCTCGGCCAGGGCCAGGTGCGCGGTGCGGACCAGCGCCGTACCCGTGCCGCAGCCGCGCTCGGCCGCCTCGACCATGAGGGTGGAGAGATAGCCCACACGCCGGGCGGCGACCTGCCGGGCGGCCCAGGCGGCCTCCTCGGGCGGTTCGACCGAGAGCAGTCCGGTGATCCGGCGGTTGCGCTCGGCCAGCCACACCCAGGCGCCGGGAGCGGCCAGCCGCTGCCGGGCGTGGTGCGCTGAGGACTCGCGCGGCATCGTCGAGCCGAACTGCGCGTCCCAGCGCAGCTCGTCCAGCCACAGGGCCACCGCCCGGTCGAGATCGCCGGCGTCGGCCGGCGCCAGCGGGCGCACCAGGAGATCGCCGGCCCGTGCGGCGCGGCCCGGCGGCGGTCCGGTGGTGGCGGCGCGCACGGCGGTGACGGTCTTCGGGGTGAAGCCGTGGGCGAGCAGGGTGGCGGTGACCTCGGTGTCGCGGCTGGGCCAGGTGAACACGGCCTCGCTGTCGCCCGGCGCCGGGCGGGCGGCGGCCATCCGCCGGTCCCAGGCGGTCAGCAGCGTGTCCAGGGCGCGGGCCGGGTCGGGGCCGGTGAGCCGGGCGTACAGCTGATGCTGATCGAGCGCCGCCCAGCTGGCCTCGTACGCCTGCGGATCGACGCGCCGCCGCCGGTAGCGGCCCTCGGCGCCCGGGAGGGTGAAGGTGATGTCGCCCTCGACGGGTGCTGGCAGCGCGTGCACGGAGGGCAGCAGGGGGTCCAGGACCCGCAGCCGGGTCTCCATGGGGGTGGTCGTGTTCGTGCTCGTACGGGTCACGGGCGTCACGGCCGGAGCCTACGGCAGCAGCCCCGCGGCGTGGAGGAGATAAGCGGTCATCGGCTCGTAATAGCGGGGATTGGTCACGTGATCGTCCAGTGGTACGCAGACCGAGAGGGTGCCCTCGGCCTCCGCGAGGAACAGCGCCGGGTCGTTGCAGTCGGCGTACCCGATGGTGTCGATGCCGTACTGCGCCGCGCAGCCCGCCCACCCGTGGTCGGCGACCACCAGATCGGGCGGGGCCTGGCCGTCCGCCGCCAGCGCGTCGAGGATGGTGGCCATCGGGTGCGGCGAGTGGGTGTGCCACAGGGTCGCGCCGCGCTCGTACATCGCCACCCCGGCCATCTGGGCCACCACGCCCTCGTCGGCGGTGAGCCCGATCGGCACCTTGACGATGTCGCAGCCGGCCGCCGCCAGAGCGAAGCCGGTGCGGGCGTGGACATCCAGCAGGCCGCCCGGGTGCCCGGTGGCCAGCAGCACCCGGGAGCGTCCGTCGGCCGCCTTGCGCAGGGTGTCGGCGGCGCGCTCCAGGGCGTCGAGGGTCAGCTCGGGGTCGATGGTGTCCTGGCCCTGCCGGTGCTCGGGGTCCTCGTTGACGCCGCAGCGCTCGGTCATGACCGCGAGCACGTCCTGTTCGTCCACCCAGCGGTCGCCGAGTTCCAGGCCGAGCCAGTAGTGCCGGTTGCCGTTGGCCAGTTCGCGGTAGTGGGCGAGATTGTTCTCCCGCGGCGTGGCCACCTCCCCGGCGATCCGGGAGCGTATGAGGTGTTCGATCAGTTCCGGACGGGAGGGCACCAAGGACAGGGACGGCATAGGGCCCAGTATCGCCCCCGGCGGTCCGGTACGGGGCTCCTGTCGCCGAGCTGTGATCTCCGCCGGCCGGGCGCTGCACACGCGTGCCCAATTCTTATACCGGTATTAGTATCACAGGCATGGTACGTACTCCTCTGACCCCCGAAGAGCGCGAACGCGGCCGGCGGCTCGGGCTGCTGCTGCGCGCCGCGCGCGGCCCGCGCAGCATGGCGGAGGTGGCGGCGGCCGCCGGAATCTCCCCCGAGACCCTGCGCAAGATCGAGACCGGCCGCGCCCCCACCCCCGCCTTCTTCACCGTCGCGGCGCTGGCGCAGGCGCTGGAGCTGCCGCTGGATCAGGTGGTGGCACGCTGCGCCGAGCCGGAGCCGGCTCCGGTGGCCGCCTAGGGTCTGGACGGCCCACCCGGCCCGGGTCGCGCGCCATGGGTCGGACACTCCTTGGCGACCCGCAGGTCCGCCGTGGTGCGTTCGGCGTCGCGGTCGCGGAGGTCGGTGCTGCCCGCCAGGTCGCGGGTGGGGCGCCGGTGGCGGCGGTGGTTGCGTTCCAGGGCGGCCCAGGCCAGCAGGACGGCGGCGGCGGTGATCAGCATGCCGGGCCGGTCGCGGTGGCCTTGAAGAAGGAGTACTGGAACGTTCCGCCCTCCGTCGCGCAGCGGTGCAGCTCCGTGATGCCCCGGTCCCACCGCGCCCCGGTGGTCAGACCGGCCGCGAGGGCGTCGGCCCGGAAGGAGCCGGCCATCGCGATGAAGGTGTCGCGGGTGAAGGAGTCCACCAGCCGCGGCCGGGTGCTGTCGGCGTACAGGGTGCGCGGGGTGACCTCGACCCCGGTGAAGCCGGCGGCGGTCAGCAGCGGCTGGAGCGTGCGCCCCAGCAGCGCGTTCCCGCCGGCCGCCGCCTGGAGGCGGACGAGATGGCCGATCACGGCCCGGGCCGCGGCGCTCTCCGGGTGCGCCACGATGGTGCCGTGGTCCCCCTCGATCACGGTGAGGGTGCCGCCGGGGCGCAGCACCCGGCGCAGCGCGGCCAGGGTGCGTCCCGGATCGCTCTGGTGCTCCAGGACGAAGCACACGAAGACGTGGTCGAAGGTGTCCGGCGGGAAGGGCAGCTCGTGCAGATCGGCCTGGAGCCAGGCCACCCGGGCGTCGGGGAATCCGGCCGCGACCCGGCTCCCGGCGGTGGCCAGCGACTCGGCGGAGATGTCCACCGCCGTCAGCCGGATGCCGGGGCTGCCGGCCAGCAGGTGCACGGTCTGGGCACCCACCCCGCAGCCCGCCTCCAGTACGCGGCTGCCGGCCGGGTAGCGGGTGTCGTGGTGCAGCAGGTCCGCGAGGCTGTTCGCCTGGTCGCCGAGCCGGCGGGTCTCGCCGGCCGAATAGCCGTGCAGATAACGGGCTGTGACGGTCGTACTGTTCATGGCCCCAGCGTCGGACGCACAATGGCCCGGTGGACAGAGCCAATGAAGGGCCGGTTGGCAGGGCCAAAACGGGTTCCGACTTCCTTCAGCTGCGCATCGAGGAAGCCCCGCCGGGCGGCCGGGCCGACTGGCTGTCCCGGGAGATCCGGGCCGCCATCGCGGACGGCCGGCTGCCCATCGGCAGCAAGCTGCCCGCCAGCCGGGTGCTCGCCGCCGAACTGCGGGTCTCGCGGGGGTGGTGACCGAGGCGTACCAGTGCCTCACCGAGGACGGCCATGTCGCGGGCCGGGGGCGGGCGGGCACCGTGGTGGTCGCGGCCCCCGTACCGGTGCCGGAGTCCGGGGCGGCCCGGGACCCGGCCCGGCCGTGCGGCGCGCTGCCGGAGGGCGCGCTGTTCGGGGCGGCGCCCGGCACCGACGTCTTCGACTCGCTGCGGGCCGTCGAGGCTCCGTTCGACTTCACCCCGGGCGTCCCCGATCTGGCTGCCTTCCCGCGCGCCGCCTGGCTGCGCGCCGAGCGTGCCGTGCTCGCCGGACTGTGCGCCTCCGATCTCGGGTACGGCGATCCGCGCGGTGCGCCCGCGCTGCGTGCCGCCGTCGCGCACTGGCTGGCCAGGAACCGGGGCATCGCCGCCGACCCGGCCGACATCCTGATCGTGGCCGGGGTCTCCCAGGCGCTGATCCTGCTGGCCCACGTGCTGCGGGCGCGCGGCATCGGCGATCTCGCCGTCGAGGAGCCGGGGTCACTGGGCGCCCGGCAGCATCTGCGGTACGGCGGGATGGCGATGCCCGCGGTGCCGGTGGACGGGGAGGGGATACGGGTGGACGCGCTGCGGGCCAGCGGCGCCCGAGCCGTACTGCTCACCCCGGCGCACCAGTTCCCCACCGGGGTGGTGCTCAGTGGGGAGCGGCGGCGGGAGCTGATGGCCTGGGCGCGGGAGAGCGGCGGGCTGATCGTGGAGGACGACTACGACGCCGAGCACCGTTACGACCGGCCGCCGGTGCCCGCGGTGCGGGCGATGCTGCCGGAGGCCGTCGCGTACACCGGCAGTGTCTCCAAGCTGCTGGCCCCGGCGCTGCGGATCGGCTGGCTGCTGCCGCCGCCCGCGTACCGCGAGGCGCTGGTGGCGGCGAAGCGGTTCACGGATCTGGGCAACGGGGTGCTGGCGCAGCTGGTGCTGGCCCGCCTCATGGAGTCGGGGGAACTGGAGCGGCAGCTGCGGATGCTGCGGCGGCGGCACCAGCGGCGCCGGGACACCATGATCGAGGGCATCCGGCGGCACCTGCCGGGCGCGGTGGTGCACGGCGCGGCGGCCGGCGTCCATCTGATGATCACCTTCCCGCCGGACGCGCCGCTGGTGCGGGGCCGCTGCGACCTGGAGCTGGCCTCGCTCGCGCTCGCGCACGGGGTGAAGGTGCAGCCGCTGGCCTGGCACCGGCGCCATGCCGGGCCGCCCGGCCTGGTGCTGGGCTACGCGGCCAGTGGTCAGGACCGGATCGCGGAGGGCATGGCCGCCCTGGGCCGCGCGCTGCGGGCGCGCTGACCCGGCGCGGGCGCCGGCGCGGGCCGGCCCTCAGGTGTCGCGGGTGAGGGCGGTGGTGAAGGCGGCGCGGTGGGTGACGAGCCATTCCTGGAGGTGGTCCCAGTAGGGCCAGCCGCCCCGGTCGGCCACCAGCCGGACGAAACCCTGCTCGCCCGCCGTCACCCTGCCGGTCACGAAGGCCCGGCCCACGGCTGTGGCCTGCTCGATCACGGTGGGGAGCTGGGCGCGTTCCGCCGCCAGGCCGTAGCCGTCCGCGAGCACGCGCAGCCGGGCCGGTGCGTCGGAGGTCTCGCCGGGCCGCATCGGGATCCAGTAGCGGGCGGTCATCGCCACGTCCCACAGCGGCCGGCCGGGCGCGGCGAGATCGAAATCGATGAGGGCGGCGGCCCGGCCGTCGCGGAAGACGACGTTCTCCCGGCAGACGTCGTTGTGGCACAGCAGCGGGCCGCCCTCGGGGTCGGCCAGTTCCCGCGACCATCCGGCGTCCGGGGCGGTCGGGAGGGTCGCGCTCGCCTCGTGGAACGCGCGCAGCAGCGCGCCCACCGAACGCAGCGCGCCCGCCGTCCACGACCAGGCGGGGAAGGGCGGCACGGCCACCTCGCCCGGCAGGAAGGTGACCTCCTCCCGGCCGTCCGGGGTGAGCCGCACCGGCTCCGGCGCCCCGGTGAACCCGGCCCGGCGCAGGGCGCGCAGGTACCGGTGCAGGTCGGGCGCGTTCGGCGGGGCGGGGCGGTTCACCACCGGGCCCCGGCGGATCACCTCTCCGCCGCTGCCGAGTCCGCCCGCGAGCCGTTCGTCCGTCCGCCCCTCGTCCGTCATGCCCGGCAGCGTAGCTCCCGGTACAGCCGCACCCAGACCTCCGGCGGCACCAGACCGCACGGCAGGGAGCGGTCCAGGTCCAGGGCGCGGGTACGGCGGCGGCCGTAGTGGTGGGTCAGGGTCGCGTGCAGGGAGCCGCCCCGGCCGGTGAATCCCAGGTCGACGAACGCGCCGTACGGTCCCAGGTCCGCCGCCGGCAGCAGCGGTTCGGGGCGGCGTTCCAGGCGCAGCACGGCCGAGTCGGCGCGCGGTACCGGGACGAAGTGCCGCCGGTGGACGCGCGGCCCGAGCCGCCACGCGTACCGGGGCCAGCTGCGGACGGTCAGCAGCGGCCAGCTGCCGAAGTCCCCGGTGCGCCTGCGCGCGTACTCCAGCTGGGTGAGGAGGGTGGCCGAGGTCAGCCGGGGCGCGGCCAGGCACCAGCGGACGATGTCGGTGGTCCGTGAGTACGGGATGTTGCCGACCACCGCGAACGGTTCGCGGGGTGGCGTGGCGCGCAGGAAGTCTCCCTGGACGAGGCGGATGCGGGGGTGGTCGGGGAACCGGCCGGCCAGTGTCCGGTCGATCTCGTAGGCGATGACCCGGCCGGTGGCGGCGGCCAGCGCGCGCGAGAGGTGACCCTCCCCGGCGCCGGGTTCCACGACCAGTTCGCCGGGGCGCACGCCGGAGGCGTGCACGATCGTACGAATGCTGGGGGCGTGATGCAGAAAGTTCTGTGAAAGGGCGAGACGACGGCGTGCCACGGGTGAGGTCCTCGGGTGTGAGGACAGGCAGCGCCAAGGCGGCGGGCCTGTCCGTGTCGATGAGCTGACACCGGACGGCCCTGGTGGCGTGAGGACTCGGAAAAGCTGTGGTCAGACGGTCGGGACGTCGGGCGAGTCCTGGCGGACCAGGGCCGGACGCCGCACGCGCGGGCGGGGGCTGAGCTGGAACTGCCGCGCGGCGGCGCACAGCCCCTTCGTGATTGCCTGGGAAGCTGACATGAGTAAGACGATACGGATCGTCGCGCGGAGCGTGCAAATCCCTTTCTTCACACTGTTGCGGTGGGATGAAATGACCCGACGCTGGTGTTGAGCACTCCGGCACTGATCAACGGGAGGCATCACGTGGCGGACACCGACCACAGCGGCACCAGGGGCTGGATACGACGGCTCACCGCGTACTGCTGGCGTCACCGCCGCAACATGCTGCTGTCCCTCGGCGCTTCCCTGGCCGGCATGGGCGTCATGGC
It contains:
- the tesB gene encoding acyl-CoA thioesterase II, with translation MDATLQYLLDLLDLEPIEQDIFRGASHPSVIPRVFGGQVAAQALVAACRTVPPDRLPHSLHSYFLRGGDPGAPIVYTVDRIRDGRSFTTRRVVAIQHGQPIFHLSASFQLPETGLEHQEPMPEAPDPETLPGGEEVLHRYADRFAHPAVAELLLEARRAVDLRYVAEPPFATAGERREPRSQVWFRTNGKLDGERDDPMLHICLATYVSDMTLLDSVLLAHGRGGWAVGDVVGASLDHAMWFHRPFRADEWLLYDTESPTSGGGRGLARGRIFTRDGRLAVSVIQEGVVRVPRREQE
- a CDS encoding GNAT family N-acetyltransferase; protein product: MTPVTRTSTNTTTPMETRLRVLDPLLPSVHALPAPVEGDITFTLPGAEGRYRRRRVDPQAYEASWAALDQHQLYARLTGPDPARALDTLLTAWDRRMAAARPAPGDSEAVFTWPSRDTEVTATLLAHGFTPKTVTAVRAATTGPPPGRAARAGDLLVRPLAPADAGDLDRAVALWLDELRWDAQFGSTMPRESSAHHARQRLAAPGAWVWLAERNRRITGLLSVEPPEEAAWAARQVAARRVGYLSTLMVEAAERGCGTGTALVRTAHLALAEAGATHTLLHYAALSPLSGPFWHRAGYRPLWTTWARRPPAH
- a CDS encoding phosphatase; amino-acid sequence: MPSLSLVPSRPELIEHLIRSRIAGEVATPRENNLAHYRELANGNRHYWLGLELGDRWVDEQDVLAVMTERCGVNEDPEHRQGQDTIDPELTLDALERAADTLRKAADGRSRVLLATGHPGGLLDVHARTGFALAAAGCDIVKVPIGLTADEGVVAQMAGVAMYERGATLWHTHSPHPMATILDALAADGQAPPDLVVADHGWAGCAAQYGIDTIGYADCNDPALFLAEAEGTLSVCVPLDDHVTNPRYYEPMTAYLLHAAGLLP
- a CDS encoding helix-turn-helix domain-containing protein; this translates as MVRTPLTPEERERGRRLGLLLRAARGPRSMAEVAAAAGISPETLRKIETGRAPTPAFFTVAALAQALELPLDQVVARCAEPEPAPVAA
- a CDS encoding methyltransferase domain-containing protein; protein product: MNSTTVTARYLHGYSAGETRRLGDQANSLADLLHHDTRYPAGSRVLEAGCGVGAQTVHLLAGSPGIRLTAVDISAESLATAGSRVAAGFPDARVAWLQADLHELPFPPDTFDHVFVCFVLEHQSDPGRTLAALRRVLRPGGTLTVIEGDHGTIVAHPESAAARAVIGHLVRLQAAAGGNALLGRTLQPLLTAAGFTGVEVTPRTLYADSTRPRLVDSFTRDTFIAMAGSFRADALAAGLTTGARWDRGITELHRCATEGGTFQYSFFKATATGPAC
- a CDS encoding phosphotransferase; its protein translation is MTDEGRTDERLAGGLGSGGEVIRRGPVVNRPAPPNAPDLHRYLRALRRAGFTGAPEPVRLTPDGREEVTFLPGEVAVPPFPAWSWTAGALRSVGALLRAFHEASATLPTAPDAGWSRELADPEGGPLLCHNDVCRENVVFRDGRAAALIDFDLAAPGRPLWDVAMTARYWIPMRPGETSDAPARLRVLADGYGLAAERAQLPTVIEQATAVGRAFVTGRVTAGEQGFVRLVADRGGWPYWDHLQEWLVTHRAAFTTALTRDT
- a CDS encoding ribosomal RNA small subunit methyltransferase A codes for the protein MSSHPRTSPVARRRLALSQNFLHHAPSIRTIVHASGVRPGELVVEPGAGEGHLSRALAAATGRVIAYEIDRTLAGRFPDHPRIRLVQGDFLRATPPREPFAVVGNIPYSRTTDIVRWCLAAPRLTSATLLTQLEYARRRTGDFGSWPLLTVRSWPRYAWRLGPRVHRRHFVPVPRADSAVLRLERRPEPLLPAADLGPYGAFVDLGFTGRGGSLHATLTHHYGRRRTRALDLDRSLPCGLVPPEVWVRLYRELRCRA